A stretch of Argiope bruennichi chromosome 10, qqArgBrue1.1, whole genome shotgun sequence DNA encodes these proteins:
- the LOC129988814 gene encoding uncharacterized protein LOC129988814 translates to MTNFFLKRYYREKRLSVPADIVQYSYIVQDSICYLDLEISKFSTFPNYSTNNSTDTVSRGVISTEEKCRKTLEKSRYLLYNLHLDLAKGKEWNLKECLQNENLWFNSSFPLMSRICIAEEFYDNLLYRLIEYAVKYTNHKIRVLKWFLKHFATKTLFEVPAYIINYFVECMHPGFNDSEFANDCFRKLNFRNWMLFFERPDGVGNLLYQIHLLGRKREHIRWSYFFIERCLVHPSLLYVNDVLKFSDALSFRSNIHNYLLRRVLRNFRSWSRQQFSRNLREKRRMSWRTRQRTSLLLQLFWIHQNIFETNTAASEALRLVWNSVPDAHLSSEEINDIFKNILNSNEIVNLYKFYSEAVCEFHAVVEPRSLKHYCRISIRKSLCRNKQWIPEGVQRIGLPVKLQSFLKLEY, encoded by the exons atgacgaatttttttcttaagcGATATTATCGAGAGAAACGATTAAGCGTTCCGGCGGATATTGTTCAATACAGTTACATAGTTCAAGATTCAATTTGTTACTTAGATTTAGAAATATCCAAATTTTCCACTTTTCCGAATTACTCTACGAATAACTCAACAGACACTGTATCAAGAGGTGTGATAAGCACAGAAGAGAAATGTCGGAAAACTCTTGAAAAAAGCAGATACCTTCTCTACAATCTGCATTTGGACTTGGCCAAAGGAAAAGAATGGAATTTAAAGGAGTGCTTGCAGAATGAGAATTTATGGTTCAATTCTTCTTTCCCTCTCATGTCCAGAATATGTATAGCAGAGGAATTTTATGACAATCTTCTGTACCGATTGATCGAATACGCTGTCAAGtacactaatcataaaataagagttttaaaatggtttttaaaacatttcgcAACAAAAACCTTGTTTGAAGTTCCagcttatattattaattatttcgtaGAGTGCATGCATCCTGGATTCAACGACTCGGAATTCGCGAATGATTGCttcagaaaactgaattttagaaattggATGCTTTTCTTTGAAAGGCCTGATGGTGTTGGAAATTTGCTTTATCAAATCCACCTGTTAGGCCGGAAACGAGAACATATTCGATGGAGTTATTTCTTCATAGAACGATGTCTTGTACATCCGTCTCTCCTGTACGTTAATGATGTTTTAAAGTTTAGTGACGCTCTTAGCTTCCGCAGTAACATACATAATTATTTGCTACGCagagttttaagaaattttcgtaGTTG gaGCAGACaacaattttcaagaaatttgagAGAAAAGAGAAGGATGAGTTGGAGAACTCGACAAAGAACTAGTCTGCTGCTGCAATTGTTTTGGATTCACCAGAACATTTTTGAAACCAATACTGCCGCGTCTGAAGCCTTGCGTTTGGTGTGGAATTCAGTACCTGATGCTCATTTGAGTAGTGAAGAaatcaatgatattttcaaaaatatattaaactcgAATGAGATTGTTAATCTTTACAAGTTTTATTCTGAAGCTGTTTGTGAGTTCCATGCAGTTGTTGAGCCACGATCACTGAAGCATTATTGCAGGATTTCCATACGAAAGAGCCTCTGTAGAAACAAGCAGTGGATTCCGGAAGGTGTCCAGAGAATTGGTTTACCAGTAAAACTCCagtcttttttaaaacttgaatattag